GAGATCGGTGAGGAAGACCTGGTTGCGGGCCGCGCCGACACCGGTGGCGATCTCACCCTGGACGACCCAGGACAAGCCACCGCCACCGCAGTTGTTCCGCCAGGCCCAGATCCGGCCATGGTCGTTGACCGCCAGGTAGTCGTCCCGGTGATCGCCG
The genomic region above belongs to Parafrankia discariae and contains:
- a CDS encoding FG-GAP-like repeat-containing protein — its product is MTASGVDLPSSMITFADIDGDHRDDYLAVNDHGRIWAWRNNCGGGGLSWVVQGEIATGVGAARNQVFLTDLNGDRRDDYLVSSTTGMVAAWSNNGQVRKG